In Helicobacter anatolicus, a single genomic region encodes these proteins:
- the trmB gene encoding tRNA (guanosine(46)-N7)-methyltransferase TrmB: MPHFIATNHNLTFPLTEGDYTFHAEFIHQDFKDQSLIFTTFKHEPFFIIKTTHKNGTLFKAHKATKPNPIGILKDALMLLNKHCDTYSHNLSKNTPKQCVLSPYFLKSNDFICKDFDSYFLEIGFGSGRHILNLAKENPTTPIIGVEIHTPSIEQVLRQIEILGLSNLYITKLDARILTNILKSNSAKGIFLHFPVPWNKKPHRRVLTKEFLHQALRILKPDHILHLRTDDEEYFQDALKLALDEKQSNFKVQKNLTQKVVSKYEARWLRQQKNIYDIYYTSLKIDSTLKFNENFSFPYTYITKIQKQKHIENDFFVHINAIYTNNNCILINVNLGDFNWPTTKFILIDHQKKQTFFVGNPPLPTLCNIKAYQKLKAILGG; encoded by the coding sequence ATGCCACATTTTATTGCCACAAATCACAATCTCACATTTCCCCTTACTGAAGGTGATTACACCTTTCATGCAGAATTTATTCATCAAGATTTTAAAGACCAAAGCCTTATTTTTACCACTTTCAAACATGAGCCATTTTTCATCATCAAAACTACACACAAAAATGGCACACTTTTTAAGGCACATAAGGCCACAAAACCAAACCCTATAGGAATCTTAAAAGATGCTTTAATGCTTTTAAATAAACATTGTGATACATATTCCCACAATCTTTCAAAAAATACTCCTAAACAATGTGTTCTCTCACCTTATTTTCTAAAAAGCAATGATTTTATTTGCAAAGATTTTGATTCTTATTTTTTAGAAATTGGTTTTGGATCGGGACGACATATTCTTAATCTCGCAAAAGAAAATCCTACAACACCTATTATCGGGGTTGAAATACACACACCTTCAATTGAACAAGTCTTACGACAAATAGAAATTTTAGGGCTAAGTAATCTTTATATCACTAAACTTGATGCAAGAATTCTTACAAATATTTTAAAATCCAATAGTGCTAAAGGAATCTTTTTGCACTTTCCTGTGCCATGGAATAAAAAACCTCATCGCCGCGTGCTTACTAAAGAATTTTTGCATCAGGCCTTAAGAATCTTAAAACCAGATCATATTCTTCATCTTCGCACCGATGATGAAGAATATTTTCAAGATGCCTTAAAACTTGCACTCGATGAAAAACAATCTAACTTTAAAGTCCAAAAAAATCTAACACAAAAAGTAGTGAGTAAATATGAAGCAAGATGGCTAAGACAACAAAAAAATATTTATGATATTTATTATACTTCTCTCAAAATAGATTCTACACTAAAGTTCAATGAAAATTTTAGCTTCCCCTACACCTATATTACTAAAATACAAAAGCAAAAACATATTGAAAATGATTTTTTTGTGCATATCAATGCTATTTATACCAACAATAATTGTATACTTATAAATGTAAATCTTGGGGATTTTAATTGGCCAACTACAAAATTTATTCTTATAGATCATCAAAAAAAACAAACTTTTTTTGTAGGCAATCCACCCCTTCCAACGCTTTGCAATATCAAAGCCTATCAAAAATTAAAAGCTATTCTTGGAGGCTAA
- a CDS encoding RluA family pseudouridine synthase has protein sequence MQNQATQEIIIIAAEKRIDSFLAKQLNIPKNQVLQLIKNSLVFLNQQPCTKGGVALKPKDIITILAPQTEQKPLIKKTNLHIQILYEDTNLLVLNKPQNLVVHHAPSVKEETLVDWLQAKNYNLSTLSGKQRYGIVHRLDKDTTGSIVVAKDNYTHNHLAEQLKSREMGRYYLAIINPPIKENTFIECHMGRNPKNRLKMSKLNPQRFPTSRFSKSLFIPIALSKNQDLQLVAIKLFTGRTHQIRVHLESISRHILGDTLYGYKGSFQGRIMLHAFLLYLTHPTSQKKLLFQAPVFDDMLELLEKKFDKEKINGFLQNPKNLLHLF, from the coding sequence ATGCAGAACCAAGCCACACAAGAAATCATAATCATTGCTGCGGAAAAAAGAATAGATTCTTTTTTGGCAAAACAACTAAATATCCCTAAAAATCAAGTTTTACAGCTTATCAAAAATTCTTTAGTTTTTCTTAATCAGCAACCTTGTACTAAAGGAGGCGTTGCTCTAAAACCAAAAGATATTATCACTATTCTTGCTCCACAAACAGAGCAAAAACCCCTTATAAAAAAAACCAACCTCCATATCCAGATTCTCTATGAAGATACAAATCTCTTAGTCCTTAATAAACCCCAAAATCTTGTAGTTCATCATGCTCCAAGCGTCAAAGAAGAAACCTTAGTAGATTGGCTACAAGCAAAAAATTACAATCTCTCTACGCTAAGTGGCAAACAACGCTATGGAATTGTTCATCGGCTTGATAAAGATACAACTGGTAGTATTGTTGTTGCAAAAGATAATTATACACACAATCATTTAGCAGAACAATTAAAATCGCGTGAAATGGGGCGCTATTATCTTGCAATCATAAATCCCCCTATCAAAGAAAATACCTTTATAGAATGTCACATGGGCAGAAATCCCAAAAATCGCCTAAAAATGTCAAAACTTAATCCACAAAGATTTCCAACAAGCAGATTTTCTAAAAGCCTTTTTATCCCCATAGCTCTGAGTAAAAACCAAGATTTACAACTTGTTGCCATCAAGCTTTTTACAGGCAGAACACATCAAATTCGCGTACATTTAGAAAGCATATCGCGCCATATTTTAGGAGATACGCTCTATGGATACAAAGGAAGTTTCCAAGGTAGAATTATGTTGCATGCATTTTTACTCTATCTTACACATCCTACAAGTCAAAAAAAACTACTTTTTCAAGCTCCTGTTTTTGATGATATGTTAGAATTACTCGAAAAAAAATTTGACAAGGAAAAAATTAATGGGTTTTTGCAAAATCCTAAAAATTTGCTACATTTATTTTAG
- a CDS encoding FtsW/RodA/SpoVE family cell cycle protein has protein sequence MMIDRRILTHFDFLLIFLIIPLIILSFYLVNGFDAGKGVRELIYIGVGVVLFFIFFLIPFRKLSRSITIFYWIFIGMLLIIDFYGAVRLGAQRWIIIPGTGMSFQPSEPMKIALILMLANLICHNPPPRNGYHLKDLAIFSFYILLPVFLVAKQPDLGSAIVMFVMGYGILFIVGIQKRIIFWVLGLFIVSAPLLYSSNILTRWEYQAKRVHDFISTTPSHQVQQSLIAIGSAGWVGKSKEDITQTKFGFLPIPITDIIFSYYVERFGFLGAAALFVIYIILILHILSFCLLDKRDYFLQVVAGGVAILLFVYMSVNVAMTVNLAPIVGIPLPILSYGGSSFVTFMVLFGILENLLAFKFDFEYNSSPINKIRGKKGPLAQLVRALGS, from the coding sequence TTGATGATTGATAGACGCATTTTAACACATTTTGACTTTCTTTTGATTTTTTTGATTATTCCTCTTATTATTTTGTCATTTTACTTAGTAAATGGTTTTGACGCAGGTAAAGGGGTACGAGAGCTGATTTATATTGGTGTGGGCGTTGTTTTATTTTTTATATTCTTTTTGATTCCGTTTAGAAAACTAAGTCGCAGCATTACGATTTTTTATTGGATTTTTATTGGTATGTTATTGATTATTGATTTTTATGGGGCGGTGCGTTTAGGAGCGCAAAGATGGATTATTATTCCAGGGACAGGAATGTCTTTTCAACCAAGTGAACCAATGAAAATTGCTTTGATTTTAATGCTTGCAAATTTAATTTGCCATAATCCTCCTCCTAGAAATGGTTATCATTTAAAAGATCTTGCAATTTTTAGTTTTTATATTTTATTACCTGTATTTTTGGTCGCTAAACAACCAGATTTAGGAAGCGCAATTGTAATGTTTGTTATGGGGTATGGAATCTTATTTATTGTAGGTATACAAAAGAGAATTATTTTTTGGGTATTAGGACTTTTTATTGTTTCTGCTCCTTTGCTTTATTCTTCCAATATACTTACAAGGTGGGAGTATCAGGCAAAAAGAGTACATGATTTTATTTCTACAACTCCATCACATCAAGTGCAACAATCACTAATAGCAATTGGATCTGCAGGATGGGTTGGTAAAAGCAAAGAAGATATTACGCAAACTAAATTTGGTTTTTTGCCTATTCCTATTACTGATATTATTTTTTCTTATTATGTGGAGAGGTTTGGATTTTTGGGCGCTGCGGCTTTGTTTGTAATTTATATTATTTTGATTTTACATATCCTTTCATTTTGTCTTTTAGATAAGCGAGATTATTTTTTGCAGGTGGTTGCAGGAGGGGTTGCAATTTTGTTGTTTGTGTATATGAGTGTAAATGTTGCAATGACTGTTAATTTGGCTCCTATTGTTGGGATTCCTCTTCCTATTTTAAGTTATGGGGGGAGTAGTTTTGTGACTTTTATGGTTTTGTTTGGAATTTTAGAAAATCTACTTGCTTTTAAATTCGATTTTGAGTATAATTCAAGCCCTATTAACAAAATTCGGGGCAAAAAAGGACCCTTAGCTCAGCTGGTCAGAGCACTCGGCTCATAA
- a CDS encoding GDSL-type esterase/lipase family protein, whose amino-acid sequence MKFFYFLLFLPILHAQSLFFHENLQHYEKPILKIIKQSHIRNFNAENLAVLRKKIQENKNLKIHIFGDSHIAADIFSDELRKLIFTPNAIGFTYPLFPNYHRNILLNYQSKGFELFNSLKKPYDDYPMGGIIARAQNNRAFIKIDTTLSQKKYFMRFVYKTANELATFEIIDSQKHHIHLSSKNPGFWEISKEYELTFPIQIKSLIRNGMLGGYFIYNKEDNNIIDHMGINGARSDLWLKWNQHIFGKEMQVLQYDLIILSYGSNDAIATHFDETSFLYNYKSLIRKIRRYNPNAVILLMGPPTVVNKQENQSYAITPNFIPVKKALYTLAEEENLLFFDLDELMRKTGKKEEWIKLVLSKKDVHLTPQGYRLVANSVYKSLLELLKLEP is encoded by the coding sequence ATGAAGTTTTTTTATTTTTTGCTATTTTTACCAATACTTCACGCACAAAGTTTATTTTTTCATGAAAATTTACAACACTATGAAAAACCTATTCTAAAAATTATCAAGCAATCTCATATACGCAATTTCAATGCTGAAAATCTTGCTGTACTAAGAAAAAAAATACAAGAAAACAAAAACCTAAAAATCCATATTTTTGGTGATTCTCACATTGCTGCAGATATTTTTTCTGACGAACTAAGAAAGCTTATCTTTACTCCCAATGCCATTGGTTTTACCTATCCCTTATTTCCAAACTATCATAGAAATATTTTATTAAATTATCAAAGCAAAGGATTTGAACTTTTTAATTCTTTAAAAAAACCTTATGATGATTATCCTATGGGAGGTATTATCGCACGAGCACAAAATAATCGAGCTTTTATCAAAATCGACACCACCTTATCGCAAAAAAAATATTTTATGCGTTTTGTTTATAAAACTGCCAATGAACTTGCAACCTTTGAGATTATTGATTCCCAAAAACACCACATCCATCTAAGTTCCAAAAATCCTGGTTTTTGGGAAATCAGCAAAGAATATGAACTTACATTTCCTATCCAAATCAAATCTCTTATACGCAATGGTATGCTAGGAGGATATTTTATCTACAACAAAGAAGACAATAATATTATTGATCACATGGGAATCAACGGAGCAAGAAGTGATTTATGGCTAAAATGGAATCAACATATTTTTGGTAAAGAAATGCAAGTTTTACAATATGATCTCATTATCCTTTCTTATGGTTCCAACGATGCTATTGCCACCCATTTTGATGAAACAAGTTTTTTATATAATTACAAATCATTAATTCGGAAAATTAGAAGATATAACCCAAATGCTGTTATTTTGCTTATGGGACCTCCTACTGTAGTTAACAAACAAGAAAATCAAAGTTATGCTATCACACCAAATTTTATTCCTGTCAAAAAAGCCCTCTACACTCTTGCAGAAGAAGAAAATCTATTGTTTTTTGATCTTGATGAATTAATGCGGAAAACAGGAAAAAAAGAAGAATGGATTAAACTTGTCTTATCAAAAAAAGATGTACATCTCACGCCACAGGGATATAGACTAGTAGCAAATTCTGTATATAAAAGCCTTTTGGAATTATTAAAACTTGAACCATAA
- a CDS encoding SGNH/GDSL hydrolase family protein, producing the protein MRFLGFFLTLVVVFVFNIITFHKSLNNYIEQKYHINILATFFPSNSSNEISLTQETQSLQDIPPAPKYPHIKDGKIILKPQTSFLLIGDSMMQGIAISLVPQLKKLNMQVSNIAKQSTGLTYTNFFNWPKKLEEELQEREFDIIVVMIGANDPWTIKRNIYFKTEEWNAIYTDKIQSILQSAKYHQALVVWYEVPLVKNKKLSARLPYLNSLYQQNVESSNNLFLQTNQIFAPDGNYIAFLQEENKSISLRANDGIHFTRSGAKILANLLLERLEILPDEEEDDLELDSSLSNNDKNDLQPPQQ; encoded by the coding sequence ATGAGATTTCTTGGATTTTTCTTAACTCTTGTTGTTGTTTTTGTTTTTAACATTATCACTTTTCACAAAAGCCTCAATAACTACATCGAACAAAAATACCACATCAATATTTTAGCTACATTTTTTCCATCTAATTCATCAAATGAAATCTCACTGACCCAAGAAACACAAAGTCTTCAAGATATTCCACCTGCACCAAAATACCCCCATATCAAAGATGGTAAAATTATTTTAAAACCACAAACCTCATTTTTACTTATCGGAGATTCTATGATGCAAGGCATTGCAATAAGCCTTGTCCCACAGCTCAAAAAATTGAATATGCAAGTTAGCAATATAGCAAAACAAAGCACAGGTCTTACTTATACAAATTTTTTCAACTGGCCTAAAAAACTAGAAGAAGAATTGCAAGAAAGAGAATTTGACATTATTGTAGTAATGATAGGTGCAAATGACCCCTGGACTATCAAGCGTAATATTTATTTTAAAACAGAAGAATGGAATGCAATCTACACAGACAAAATCCAATCCATTTTACAATCAGCCAAATATCATCAAGCACTTGTGGTATGGTATGAAGTCCCACTTGTAAAAAATAAAAAACTTAGCGCAAGATTACCCTACCTTAACTCTCTTTATCAACAAAATGTAGAATCTAGCAATAATCTTTTCTTACAAACCAATCAAATCTTTGCACCAGATGGAAATTATATTGCCTTTTTACAAGAAGAAAATAAAAGTATCTCATTACGTGCAAACGATGGAATACATTTTACAAGATCGGGGGCAAAAATTTTAGCAAATCTCCTTTTAGAGCGTCTTGAAATCTTGCCCGATGAGGAAGAAGATGATCTTGAGCTAGATTCTTCATTATCAAATAATGACAAAAATGATTTACAACCCCCACAGCAATAA
- a CDS encoding MBOAT family O-acyltransferase — translation MNYFSIEFSLIFLIFLAVYWNLKNLVVQNTLLLLFNYIIIFLFGGINVAITLLCYSIFIHFCALFINHFKTKFFLLMCISFSVLILCFFKYYPDLKDFLEDILSFIGIHLSHQTNIILPLGISFYTFASITYLKSVYDNKTKGFNIHLESFENLATYLSFFPTFVSGPIMRSEFFFTQLRAKRIWNNSYANLIFILLLFGIVKKILIASHIENYTSPILQSPQDFSTIKLLLAIYGYSLQIYCDFSGYINLVSAFALMIGFTLPPNFNMPYIARNLKDFWNRWHISLSTFIRDFIYIPLGGNKKGFFATQIFVLIAFGISGIWHGNTINFLIWGLLHGFGIVILNALKYYNIHLKNIPLLPKILTFNYVTFCWIFFYYPDFTNALSFLESFKNVALIETFEIYLLLFGFCLFIIYQFMDNFLNHCVKLLEKIPNILKPAFIACVLFIIFKYMPNGIPNFIYASF, via the coding sequence ATGAATTATTTTTCTATAGAATTTAGCCTTATTTTTTTGATTTTTCTAGCAGTTTATTGGAATCTCAAAAATCTTGTAGTGCAAAATACTCTACTTCTTTTATTTAACTATATTATTATTTTTTTATTCGGTGGAATTAATGTTGCTATTACGCTTCTATGTTATAGCATCTTTATTCATTTTTGCGCACTTTTTATTAATCATTTCAAGACAAAATTCTTTTTACTTATGTGTATCAGTTTTTCTGTGCTTATTTTATGTTTTTTCAAATACTATCCTGACTTAAAAGACTTTTTAGAAGATATTTTATCTTTTATAGGGATCCACCTATCTCATCAAACAAACATTATTCTCCCTCTTGGAATCAGCTTTTATACTTTTGCTTCCATCACCTATCTCAAATCTGTATATGATAATAAAACCAAAGGTTTTAATATACATCTTGAGAGCTTTGAAAATCTAGCTACTTACCTTTCATTTTTCCCTACTTTTGTGTCTGGCCCCATCATGCGTAGTGAATTTTTCTTTACCCAACTCCGCGCCAAAAGAATATGGAACAATTCTTATGCTAATCTTATTTTTATACTTTTACTTTTTGGAATTGTCAAAAAAATTCTCATTGCCAGCCATATTGAAAATTACACATCCCCTATTTTACAAAGTCCTCAAGATTTTAGCACCATAAAACTCCTTCTAGCAATTTATGGTTATTCTCTGCAAATTTACTGTGATTTTAGTGGATACATCAACCTTGTAAGTGCCTTTGCATTGATGATTGGCTTCACTCTACCTCCAAACTTCAATATGCCCTACATTGCGCGCAATCTCAAAGACTTTTGGAATCGTTGGCATATTAGCCTCTCTACCTTTATCCGTGATTTTATCTATATCCCACTCGGTGGTAATAAAAAAGGCTTTTTTGCCACACAAATTTTTGTCTTAATTGCCTTTGGAATCTCTGGAATTTGGCATGGCAATACAATCAATTTTCTTATTTGGGGATTATTGCATGGCTTTGGAATTGTCATACTAAACGCACTAAAATATTACAATATCCACCTAAAAAACATCCCCTTATTACCCAAAATACTCACCTTTAATTATGTAACATTTTGCTGGATATTTTTTTACTATCCCGACTTTACAAATGCACTTAGCTTTTTAGAATCTTTTAAAAATGTCGCACTAATAGAAACTTTTGAAATTTATCTATTATTGTTTGGTTTTTGTCTTTTTATCATCTATCAATTTATGGATAATTTCTTAAATCATTGTGTAAAACTTCTTGAAAAAATTCCTAATATCTTAAAACCAGCCTTTATAGCATGTGTTTTATTTATTATTTTCAAGTACATGCCAAATGGTATCCCTAATTTTATTTATGCGAGTTTTTAA
- the recG gene encoding ATP-dependent DNA helicase RecG, with protein sequence MFFTKEDYSKLEKIGINSLLDLCLCIPKGYTDLSPITQLKLDSIGTLKIIVKSQKIITSTFYSKTPILKIITSLPDFNNEEFSLTIFNYKSFHKSLFETGKELIVYGKIQMQNYNRTLFMNQPQIVTKTDIIKLNFKTQKIKSATLQKITQEYITAENLIKHKIPQKFITPIIDIFHPNKKFLHFFHTKKTFPKESITALKFLEIYQYIQKISKKRYFFSPKFICKTPYNDFIKSLPFTLTNSQAQAIAEIAQDLQSDTAARRIIMGDVGCGKTIVILASVVMAYPYQSLLMVPTTILAQQIFEEAKKFLPDYIQITCITGKSKIQEFQNFHFIIGTQALLHRQIDSQNLALIMTDEQHRFGTNQRHYLEKMAEVSSEDSLSKNTKKPHYLQFSATPIPRTLSMINANMINFSFIKDLPYKKDIDTIIIEKNNFSPIIKHIENEIKQNHQSVIVYPLVEESENINYRPLSQSATFWQKRFKKVYVTFGADKEKEDVLAKFRDDGNILLATTLIEVGISLPRLSTIVIVAPERMGLATLHQLRGRVSRNGLKGYCFLCTNTPSSTKLREFAAHLSGFDIAEIDLKYRSGGDLLSGKKQSGASFVFFDLQQDEQILQEAQNILNT encoded by the coding sequence ATGTTTTTTACAAAAGAAGATTATAGCAAACTTGAAAAAATAGGCATCAATAGCCTTTTGGACTTGTGCCTTTGTATTCCTAAAGGTTACACCGATCTCTCACCTATTACACAACTAAAATTAGATTCCATTGGTACGCTAAAAATTATTGTCAAATCACAAAAAATTATCACATCCACCTTTTATTCCAAAACCCCTATTCTTAAAATTATCACCTCTCTTCCCGATTTTAATAATGAGGAATTCTCTCTTACTATTTTTAATTATAAATCTTTTCACAAATCTTTATTTGAAACAGGAAAAGAACTTATTGTTTATGGCAAAATACAAATGCAAAACTATAATCGCACACTTTTTATGAATCAACCACAAATTGTCACCAAAACAGACATTATCAAACTAAATTTCAAAACACAAAAAATCAAAAGTGCCACATTGCAAAAAATTACACAAGAATATATCACTGCAGAAAATCTCATAAAACATAAGATCCCACAAAAATTTATCACCCCTATTATTGATATTTTTCACCCCAATAAAAAATTCTTACACTTTTTCCATACAAAAAAAACCTTCCCAAAAGAAAGCATTACTGCGCTCAAATTTCTTGAAATCTATCAATACATTCAAAAAATATCTAAAAAACGCTATTTTTTTTCACCAAAATTTATTTGCAAAACCCCTTATAATGATTTTATAAAATCCCTACCTTTTACACTCACAAACTCACAAGCACAAGCGATTGCAGAAATTGCACAAGATTTACAAAGTGATACCGCGGCAAGACGTATTATTATGGGCGATGTAGGTTGTGGTAAGACAATCGTAATTCTTGCAAGCGTAGTCATGGCATATCCCTACCAATCTTTATTAATGGTACCAACTACAATTTTAGCTCAACAAATTTTTGAAGAAGCAAAAAAATTCCTTCCAGATTACATACAAATTACTTGCATCACAGGAAAAAGTAAAATACAAGAATTTCAAAATTTTCATTTTATTATTGGCACACAAGCCCTACTACATCGCCAAATTGATAGCCAGAATCTCGCATTAATCATGACAGATGAACAACATAGGTTTGGCACAAATCAACGCCATTATCTTGAAAAAATGGCAGAAGTCTCCTCTGAAGATTCTCTGAGTAAAAATACCAAGAAACCACACTATTTACAATTTTCTGCCACCCCGATTCCAAGAACCTTAAGCATGATTAATGCAAATATGATTAATTTTAGTTTTATAAAAGACCTCCCTTACAAAAAAGATATTGATACTATTATCATTGAAAAAAACAATTTCTCTCCTATCATAAAACACATAGAAAATGAAATCAAACAAAATCATCAAAGTGTTATTGTTTATCCACTTGTGGAAGAAAGTGAAAACATAAACTATCGTCCACTATCACAAAGTGCAACATTTTGGCAAAAAAGATTTAAAAAAGTCTATGTAACTTTTGGGGCAGATAAAGAAAAAGAAGATGTATTGGCCAAATTTAGAGATGATGGCAATATTTTATTAGCAACAACTCTTATCGAAGTGGGAATCTCTTTGCCAAGATTAAGCACAATTGTAATTGTTGCACCCGAGAGAATGGGACTTGCCACACTCCATCAACTAAGAGGGCGAGTAAGTAGAAATGGATTAAAAGGCTATTGTTTTTTGTGTACTAATACCCCTAGTTCTACAAAATTACGAGAATTTGCTGCACATCTTAGTGGATTTGATATTGCAGAAATTGACCTAAAGTATCGTAGTGGAGGGGACTTACTCTCTGGGAAAAAACAAAGTGGTGCAAGTTTTGTTTTTTTTGATTTACAGCAAGATGAGCAGATTCTTCAAGAAGCACAAAACATTCTTAATACCTAA
- the queF gene encoding preQ(1) synthase, protein MNKTLTLLGNKEINYEFSYNPKILEVFENKHKDNDYFVKFNCPEFTSLCPMTGQPDFATIYINYIPNEKMVESKSLKLYLFSFRNHGDFHEDCINIIMKDLIELMEPRFIEVCGKFLPRGGISIDPYANYGIPNTKYEKMAEYRLLNHDLFFEKVDNR, encoded by the coding sequence ATGAATAAAACGCTTACTTTATTGGGAAATAAGGAGATTAATTATGAGTTTTCTTATAATCCAAAAATTTTAGAAGTTTTTGAAAATAAACACAAAGACAATGATTATTTTGTGAAATTTAATTGTCCAGAATTTACTTCCTTATGTCCTATGACAGGACAACCAGATTTTGCGACAATTTATATCAATTATATTCCCAATGAAAAAATGGTGGAATCTAAATCTCTAAAGCTTTATTTGTTTTCTTTCAGGAATCATGGGGATTTTCATGAGGATTGTATTAATATCATTATGAAAGATTTGATCGAGTTAATGGAGCCAAGATTTATTGAGGTATGTGGAAAATTTTTGCCTAGAGGTGGGATTAGTATTGATCCATATGCAAATTATGGAATCCCAAATACAAAATATGAAAAAATGGCAGAATATAGGTTGTTAAACCATGACTTATTCTTTGAAAAAGTTGATAATCGTTAG